One part of the Anaerofustis stercorihominis DSM 17244 genome encodes these proteins:
- the hxlA gene encoding 3-hexulose-6-phosphate synthase: MKQLQIAFDTKSLDECIKIGKECEEYLDIIELGTPLVYKYGAEGITKFKEAFPDKKILADFKIMDAGEFETKIALDAGADIVTVLAAADNQTIEDSLKAVKEAGKELLVDLICVHDFEERVSYLEKIGVDYICVHTGSDTQKLGANPLKDLITVKKLVKNTKVSVAGGVKVDTVKSISDENPDVIIVGGGLYNAENPAETAKKMVDIIK; this comes from the coding sequence ATGAAACAATTACAAATTGCTTTTGATACCAAAAGCCTGGATGAATGTATTAAAATCGGTAAGGAATGTGAAGAATATCTGGATATAATCGAACTCGGTACACCTCTTGTATATAAATACGGAGCCGAAGGTATTACAAAGTTTAAAGAAGCTTTTCCCGATAAAAAAATATTAGCCGATTTTAAAATAATGGACGCCGGTGAATTTGAAACAAAAATCGCTTTAGATGCAGGTGCGGATATAGTAACAGTACTTGCCGCAGCGGATAATCAAACTATAGAAGACTCTTTAAAAGCTGTTAAAGAAGCAGGTAAAGAGCTGCTTGTAGATTTGATTTGCGTTCATGATTTCGAAGAAAGAGTATCTTACCTTGAAAAAATCGGTGTAGACTACATATGCGTACATACCGGATCAGACACTCAAAAATTGGGAGCAAATCCTCTTAAAGACTTAATAACCGTTAAGAAACTCGTTAAAAATACTAAAGTGAGTGTTGCAGGGGGAGTTAAGGTGGATACCGTAAAAAGTATCAGCGATGAAAATCCCGATGTGATAATTGTGGGCGGAGGACTTTATAATGCAGAAAATCCCGCTGAAACTGCTAAAAAGATGGTTGACATCATTAAATAG